One Odontesthes bonariensis isolate fOdoBon6 chromosome 12, fOdoBon6.hap1, whole genome shotgun sequence genomic window, TAATGGACATATCACATATACAGGTTGCTAAAGTGATTTCTTAATCTCCACTTTTAACTATATTTACACACACTGCTATTCTACCCTCTTGTCCAAATATGGTCACTTAAAGCTCCAAAAAAATACTAAGGTGCTGACAGCCAAATGACAAAGTTACCCATGGCAAGCCAGTAGCTAATGTCATGGAGGGGATATGCTCTTTATATGTGCATTTATGTGGAaatcaaaaacattttcttcaGTGTCAAGCGACATTATTCACAAATTATGAGAATGATAAAAATGTCGAGTAAAACAGCATATCCTTTAAGCTGTATAACACCTTATTGGGTGTGCTGTTATAAAGCCTCCTAAGTGATCCTATGATCTACAACATATAATGCTGGCTGTAGAATAAAAGTTCAAACAAGACCTGAAAACAGTGACCTCTCAAATATTAAGACAATTAATAAAAATTATATCACAACTGAAATGGATAAATCTATCCAAAGGAGTGAGATGTCTGAGTAACTGGAATAAATTACAAACTCATCGACTGTTTTTCAGAAACAGTTCAAAGAACTGCTCATCCTATTAAACTCTCCCTTTTCTTTTGGAATAAACTATCAAGATGGAAGTACTCAATTCAGGAGTACAAAAAGAGTACAAAAAGATGCATAAAGGGGACAGTGGGAATATTTAAACAAAACTAAACTCAGTATGATAAAATGTCAGGTGTTGCCGCATTCTTCCCTACAGAATATATCAAGCCAAACATGGTGTTTGAAAGGAAACCAAGATAAAGTCAACAGACTCAACATCAAAACATGTGGTAAATGATGAAAAATCATTAtcatttttacctttttttaaacttttaaatatGCCCTAAACATTACTGTCCTCAAATGGTGAAAATTATTTAGAGGCCTCCTATTAACTGGTTGTACTGAATTAGCCGATTTCACGAGATTGGCAAGAAACAAggattttttaaatcaaaatgttcAAATTTGATACAGAAAAGGACAAAACCAGTAATATCTATAAAAGCAAGACATTTAACCTGTCCAATGAGTTTCATCATATTTACAGAATCAACAGGGGCTGAGATATTATGGTTTTCTTGTGTGCAGAGTCAATTCAGTATTTCAGGAAACCTGCAGATTTTAGGAAGCAGttttaaaacaatattaaaggcctacagaaagctgacactacacccaatacataatgataatacatacacagaggaacaataatgatcattggactctacaccaaaacatttcataaacgcatgaaatttgcgattttgaatttgccgcttggaaatccttcctggaattccaaactgggggcggggcttccgtgtgacgtcacaggtgccatgggttttcctggctgccgctattagtatgcttgttgagtggtgaaggcaataaaacgttgggttcagtgcagtttttattgcgagtagatgtacgaagtgctgtgggtgcgtgtgttgccctcagcagctcacaccaccggggacagaggaagcagagagacccgcggtcttgtgtctgtgtctccctgtccgcctgcctcctctctggtgaaatcagccggagccatcccgccgtgttcagctccctgcggtgcggacgctcagggggaatccacctggcggagagcggacacaccgcgggatggttgccctgaaatcagccggcagagcgagtgtgtccacgtcggggctcttgatgatcgctctgccgagatttccactctccacctggcggagagtgtgtccgctctccgccaggtggattcccgctgagcgtccgcaccgcagggagctgaacacggcgggatggctctggctgatttcaccagagaggaggcaggcggacagggagacacagacacaagaccgcgggtctctctgcttcctctgtccccggtggtgtgagctgctgctgctgagggcaacacacgcacttcatacatctactcgcaataaaaattgcactgaacccaacgttttatatttccaagcgacgtcccgcggcacacatcgaaatttgccgtgaagaagctgtccaggtctggcaaactgctggcttcgcgaCTAGAAgtactgggggttgttccagcagctggcactcgcgacATCACgtacctgtcgttccagtttgccaaattcgagtcaaatgtggtgatagtttattgggcctaatcaggactatccaggggcctaaaattattttaaaatcataaaaaaattccatggtatataaggaatcgatctgctatttcagttttgtgcaacaaaaaaacaaacaaaaaaaaaaaaacacctttctgGAGGCCTTTAAGGTTTTAAATATTCTGTCAAGGGTGCCTTAGATCCAAACGGGTTCAAATGAGCAGTAGTGTATTTACCTGgctttccctgcttcaactTTTCCAGGTATTCTTTTGTCCTCTGAGCCAAAGGTGGGGGCATCTTATCCAAGACGATGACACTGCTGTCTTTCAAGGTCAGCATGATCCGATTTGCACTCTGGGAAATGTTTTTCACGTTCTGGTTCAGCTGAAGGCATGAAAGTAATTCAAGGTAGTCAAATTAATTTGGGATGTGAGATTTTTCAAAAAAGTCTTGTCTTATTCCTAGATAATTCGGTACCCTTGAagcctgaaaatgtttttcaCATCCTTTTGCCATTTGCAACCTTGCATAGTGTATCTGAGAGTTTAGTATTCAGAAACATGCCAAACTACTACTATCCAAACAAATTTAACTTCTGGGTCCATCTGTCCATTTAACGTATTTGGTATGACACCCATACTATTTCTTCCAATATGGCTTTTCAATAAGCTATAACAACAATAATCTTTTCTTTCATACTTACATACTATATCCGAGTCTATCAAGTCGTGTGGCATTTATCCCACCAGGATGCCTGCTCACCTGCCAACTCCTTATCTGGCATGACAACCTTGTTCAAATCGTAAACAAATGGTCTGCATTTCAACTAAGATTGGACAACTGACTTAATAACCAAAGATCTCACTCACGTCTGATTTATTCCATTCATGTGGCTTTTATCATCAAAGTTGATGATTTTGTGTAATGATCTGTGAAAGGGTGGGTGAAGTAGGCTTTGTTGACCCCTAGTGGTTTTACACAGTAACAAAGACCATATCTCCAAGTAAGTGCAGAAGTTCTTTAAAAGTCTTTTTGCATATTTCCAGTGTGTTTTAAAGTATTGAATGGATTGCTTTAAAATAAGAGCGGGTACACATGTTATAATTACTAAACCGAAAGCAGTTAGCATCCAGGTGGCACAACAGTTGGAACCAAGATGGATTAAGTATCTTGACTGCTGACAGCAAAATCAAACCACATAGTGTGTGATGATTACAGATTCAAGAGACACTATTCCAATTCCAGATGTGTAGTTTGTTTTGTAGTTTTGTATTCTATCTCTAAAATAGGCAGGACTACAGATGAAAACTAGCCTTTGGCTAACTCTGGCATGTTACAGATGTACTGTTATTAATATGCAATgtcctgttaaaaataaaattgaaaattgatATTTGCttccatttattcattttattttttttaacctatttatctttaaataaataaataaataaataagacacAAGTGTTGTATCTGACCATGACTTATCATTAACAATATttcaagctttttctttttaacagaaATAATTGGGTAATATGAAATAATAACAAAAGTGacagaaaaacccaagagctgacGACCGAGCAAGCCTCCTTATGATGTGCCATAAGTGAGATTTATGTTGTAAACCAGTTTATACATGGTTTCAGTGCAAAATCACAGTTTATGTGGTGTCCATCATGATACGTCTCAAAACTGTAATTGTACTATTTTACGAAATCCTAGAAAGTTTAGCACTCATCTTATCGTATAGGCCTCAGGATTCAGGCCATTTAAATAGTATACATGATTAATAATGCATATAAATGTATTACATTATCACTTTACTATATCTCCATTCATAACTTTTCAGTTCATAAACATAAGCAGTTAGATAGATGAACTCCCTTTTCCAATAATACATATCTTTGTTTTTATaagtactttaaaaaaaagtaaaaagttgcGTCTTGTCTGCAAGACTAATTCAGTACTGTTGATGCATCACATATGAGACAGTCATCACTAAAGTCCATGAATACCATAGTCCTTCATCTGGGTTTTAGATGGCTGCAGAGTACAGCCATAGGCGTTTAGGAAAAGTGACTTCATAGTGGGAGCTTATGTTGCAGCTCGAGTGTGTTCATCCACGAGTGAAATCCAGAATTTACGACAGCCAAATAAGTATATGAAAGTTTCCACAGACATATTTGGTTATTTTCTTCCCCTCTCTCAATGATGGCACTTCTACCCATAACTCCATTGTGAAACAGACAATACAGTCTGTGCCAACTAgcctgggtaaaaaaaaaaaaaaacaacaacactgaaAATATATTGATTACTGAATATGTAATTCAAACAAACTCAAACTGTACCTGGAAGGTTTTGGTAGTTCCACCACAGCTGAATCTGAGGCAGAGGTTAACTTTGTTATCCTTCTCCAAAATCTCAAAAGTTCCCTCTTTCCATTTGGTGGTGCCCACGTCCATGCTCGTGAACCGTATCTTAACAGCGCCACCACTGGAGAGTTTGGGGACTAAGGCCGCCATGGCTTACTATCCTGATGGGGCACTTGGTTGGCTTGGACTTGGAATCAAACAAATCCTAAACAAGAGAGATATATTGTGTCAGCAATCACTGCTAAGTCTAACTTAAATAATGTAGATTATCACCATTATGCTTTAACAACGTTACTGTGCCATAAAACACTTtgcacaaatgaataaataaaacaaaaaaatgtaatagaGTACTTAATGTCATTTGTATATTGTCAATGAATAGAAAGCGACCACAAGCTAAAGACTTATAATTAAATATAATTGGGCAACATTAATGGTTAGTAATAGCAATACGGCATACAACCTAAAACTGTATATTACGCAGCTTAATAAACACATTAGCTCACGTTGGCCAAAGGTTTACCACAGGGTCTAAGTCACAACAAACTCCAGGTAGACAAAACCAATGTGACACAAGTTAGCGCAAAAGCTAACAACAGAAAAACGAAATTTAAAAAGTTGGCAGCACAATTTTGACAAACACGCGAGCATGTTTTACAAAGTAGGGAAACTCATTCTGCGTATATGAACTGATTAACGGTTCCTTTATTAGGATTAACAGTCTGCGTTTGCATTAGCTATCAAACTAGCCCAATGACAACTCTAACGCTGCAGCAAAGATGAGCGAAGATACACAACACATTGCTATTTGCGTTCTGTTGCGTCTGACAATGTTAGCATCTTTCTGACAGGACTAGTAATTACATATATGTCCGCAACCAGAGAAATTTAATGAAAAGCTAACCGGGACGCAGCAGCCAAGCTCAATTAATATGATGCAGGTAATATCGTCTTCTCATGTAGCCTCTGAATGGATGGAGGAGGCCGACATTAGCAAGTCTACTAGCAGGCTAGCGCAAGCTAGCTAGCCGGCTAATTTGCTTGATTGTAATTTTGGTGATGAAAACAACTCACAGTATGATTTAAGTAAGCAGCCCTTTACCTGTCGATGATATTGGACTCGTTTTCAAACTTATGAAACAACGTATCGCATCTATAAGTCGTCCGAGAGCATAAAGTTTGTTTTGCCGGCATTCACCTGCTCTCCAGTGTCTATATTGTTGACAGTGAAGCCCGTGCACTACGCCTCGCAGCAACGCGCGGTGATGGCGGGAATGTGAAACTTTACAACGGAAATGATATCCGAGAGTGTAAGCCTTTCATCCTCTCGCGATATTTACGTTGTTTGTATCCATGTTGCCTCCATTGTCAGAGACCTAGCACAAGATTGTAATATTCGATTATTACAGCTTCCAATTTCAAAGCCTGGATTGTATTGTAAATACACAACAAGTATATCGTTAAGATTTCGTTATTTTGTTGAGTTTTTGTTCAAAGAAGTTATGTTGCATGAAAGTTTGTTAATTACGCGCGTATCGGATTCGATTTTCCAAGACACTTAGCAACCAGCTAAAGCTAGCAGTACGGACTCTTGGTTTTTAACAACTTAATTGTGTTGGACCGGTATTAGTTTGCTGTTTAAGTGCACTTTAGCTGATCCAGTAGTTTGGGGGATTTTTGGCAAATATTTCGAGACCATTGAAAGCTTCAGAGAATGCTGGCGACAGGAGCGGTGAGTATTTGATATCAAACGGTTCACTAAATGTTTAAGTTCTTCAGGGTCTCTTTTACCCCCATTATCTTGCTTTATATGCTCAGAAACATTTTATTTGAAACTTAAGGTTCTCTATCAGAATATTAAGTGATGTGCCTTggaagttttattttgtttggatGTTTGTTATAGATGCAGACTTTGTGCTATCAGGTCCACCGAGGAGAAAATCAGAATCCGAAGACTTTGTTTATCCCAGGAGGGAAATTTAGTTATAGCAGCAACAAAAAATAAGTGACAAGATGGATGCAATTAAAATGATAAGAAtgttagaaaaaaatgtaatgtaaaagatAGGATTTGCAATTTTCACAAAACTCTTCCAAATCAGTGCATTTCCAAGGTTTGGTCTAATAGTCATCGGTAATAGATTTGACTTTCACCTTCCTTTTACAGGCTGTAACTAACGTCACAGCCCTGGCCCAGGTAGACCGTGAGAAGATTTATCAGTGGATCAATGAGTTGTCCAGCCCAGAGACTAGGGAAAATGCTTTGCTGGAGCTTAGCAAGAAACGCGAGTCAGTGCCAGACCTGGCACCAATGCTCTGGCATTCCTGTGGCACTATTGCTGCCCTGTTGCAGGTATGACCAGTCTCTCCCTACATGGAGTACATGGACTCCCTCTGGTGGTATTTCTGTCTTCACCTGCTGAGTGGTCTTGATGTGTTGATTGATGAAGTCATTACTGATGAGCATTAACATTTATTACTTCATTAATCTGTTAAAGCGATGGCATTCATACATGGATAACTTTTTCACGAGTGACAATGGATAAAATGTTTCTATTTTAACTGcgttattttcttattttaggAAATAGTAaacatctatccatctataaaCCCACCTACACTCACAGCTCACCAGTCTAATAGAGTGTGTAATGCCTTGGCTCTTCTGCAGTGTGTCGCCTCACATCCAGAGACACGGTAATGAGATGTTCATGGTAACTTTTAATTGCAGGTGTTTCCGGGATAGCAATTACAGATTGTCCTTTAAAAGCTTTAACTTTGTCATGCTCCAGAAATATTGTATAGATATCCGTCGTGTTAATAAAGACAATGAATTCACTTATTTTGTCTCCAAACTAAATGCAtagtttttcttgttcaatataTACTTTGTTTGTTGTGTATGAACACACTGATTAAAGTGCTTTTAAATCCTCTCAACAGGTCGGCTTTTCTTGCAGCTCACATTCCTCTTTTCCTTTATCCTTTTCTGCACACTGTGAGCAAAACACGGCCATTTGAGTACCTGCGGCTTACCAGCCTCGGAGTTATAGGTAATTTCTCCTTTCTGTTCTAGGTATTTTAGTTGTTGGATGCAGAATTATTTCTGCAGATTCATCATCATTCAGAGTTTCAGAGTCCACGCATTACAATTTCTTTTCCGTTTACGATAGGTGCCTTGGTCAAAACGGATGAACAAGAAGTGATTAACTTCCTTCTCACAACTGAAATCATCCCGCTGTGTCTCCGCATCATGGAATCAGGGAGCGAACTCTCCAAGACGGTATTTAACTTAAAAGTATAAGTCAAAAAGTCACCTTTTATGAAGTAATGAAATTGCATCTGCAGTTTATTTTCCCACCTTTGATAAGgcattttgtcattttaaatcCCCCTGGCATACTTGAAATTGCTGGGACTCAAGGAGCTATTTGAatatcattatttatttcaaaattgTTGTCTGACATTTTAGATGTAGTCCCTTAAATTCATGACTATAAACACTGTTGTCGTGCAAGTTAGATCATGTATTTTTCTGTCGTGTTTCAGAGCAGAATAAGAATTGGTACACGCATCacatcattttgtttttctttttttccttcttttaggTTGCTACCTTCATACTGCAGAAGATACTGTTGGATGACACTGGGCTGGCTTATATATGCCAGACTTATGAACGTTTCTCTCATGTAGCCATGATTCTtgtaggtgttttttttttaaagaaatatctGAATAGGATTAGCTTGCATCTGTGCCATGTAACACATCATCATTTATCTACAGTGTCTATGACTCTCTTTGCAGGGCAAAATGGTGCTGCAGCTCTCCAAAGAACCGTCAGCTCGTCTGCTGAAACATGTTGTTCGTTGCTATCTTCGCCTCTCAGATAATCTCAGGTAAAACAGTGTTCTGCAGATGTAGCACACTTCATGTTGTGTcctgttttaaatgtttgattGACGGGGAATCTGTATAACATGGATGTCACGTCAACACCTAGGAGATATGACTGAAAGATTTTGATCAACAGCTCTCACCTCTAGGAGGAGCCATTGCAACAATGTAATGTATTCCCCATAGTTGCAACAGTGAGAAAATTAATGTTTTGTCTATGTATTTGCAAATCCAGTGAATCTCAAATTATttagtgtttatttattttgtgcatttttgtagtgtttttatataaaagTGTCACTCCTTTTGACTTCTAAGAAAGCAATTTTCATGTTCTAGTATCTTATTATGGGAGAAGTCAGTGgaaatttttacatttaaaaaaataaataaatttaaaaaaatgtttacctTTATTGGAAAAGGGCAGAGAACATTTACAGTATAGTCCACATGCATCATGATTAAGACAAAAGTTTAAGCTGCCTTTCTGTGCCCAAATTGTTACCAAGTAAGATTTTGTCTCTGATACTGCTCAGCAGATAAGATTTTTTAGCAGTCGTGCCATACATTCACCTTTGTTTCACCAGCACAAATATGCTGTGTATGAGGTCACCATGTGTGACACTGCTCACTAGTTTCTTCCTCCAAGAAAACCATGTATGTTTTTCTGATTTAGCCATCTGCAGTCTGTCAGATTTCAACTGACACCCTTTCAGACCATGCCGTGTTTATTTTAGTCCCACTCGCAAGTTTATAGGGAAGGAAATGCAACTGGGGGACAGTTGATTTTACAACTTTCCAGTTTCAATTCAGCATATGCAATGATCAAGCAGTTGAAGTACAATTTTAAAATGGGAAGCTTTTGAGTTGGCAGACTACACATATTTTTGCTGCTATTATTGGAAGAGAGTTGGGCTTGGTCTTTCTGGAGTGCTGCTAAGTACTTGCTTTTGAGACTAACTGCAGCAAGAAGCATTTATGATCTTACATTAATGTAAGCAACTGATCCCACTACAATGTCCTGGGAATTTCTATTTAGCAGCTTCTAAAGGTCCAGACCTTTGCTTTTGCTTTGTTTAGACGTAATTATGCCCACGAGTGCTAAATGGCTTTGTCAAAAATACCGATACACTGATCAATATCTGTCTTTTAacctaaaactggagaaatgtcCTAAGTGATGATTGCATTTTGACACACACTAATGTTTGTACCACTTGTCAGTTTATTGAAAAGAGGGCAATATCACCTGAAATCAATGGTGAGATTGATGCTCACTTGCCTTTCACTTAATGATTTTCCATCTTGccgcaaaaatctgaatttgatACCTCACATGGTTCAGAGTGCTTTGGATAGTTTAATGTTTCAGTTTGGCCCCTCTAGTGCATACTGCAGACAAACCCCTCTCACTTTTTCTGCCTGATAGCTAAGACACTTTCTAATACAGTTGGCATCTTAATAAGTATTATCAATAATGCATATGAGGAATGCATTTTCCAGAGAAGTACATACAAAGAGCAGCTATTTGAAGTAGAACAATGGCCATTTGGAGCCACCAACATAAGAAGTAGTTTATTTAAGCACAAAATGTCTTCAACATACACCAGTTTACAACATCTAACATTTTTTCCTCAGAGCCAGAGAGGCCCTGCGTCAGTGTTTACCAGACCAGCTGAAGGACAGCACCTTCGCCCAGGTACTGAAGGATGACACCACCACCAAGCGCTGGCTCGCCCAGCTAGTCAAAAACCTGCAAGAAGGCCAAGTTACTGATGCCAGAGGCATCCCACTCGCTCCACAGTGATAGGCTGTGAATTCACAGTGGACTTAAATGGATTCACTGTTTAGAATTTGTATTTTGCCAAATTTGGTGCTAAGACTGTACTGCACAGTAAAGGACAAAATGGAGGATGATATTTTTGCCTTGAATGAATTCATGTCCTTTGGTGATGTGACCACAATCACAATTATACATTTTCATAAGACCCCAGACACAGCTGATTTTCTGACCTGACACTTAAATGAATATTTAACAATAATTTAGATTCATGAATTATACAttggcttttattttctttggacAGAAACATTTATTTCATAAGGATTTGGTTTTTGGAGGGATGTTTCTTATTTGAAAGAATTAACCATTACATGAATTACtatatttttttccaagaataaatttaacaaaaaaaaaattgcatttccattaaaatacaaacaaacaacagcCAAATGGCCATTATTGAATCCTAAATCAACGAACATAAATCAACGTATTACTTTTGCTGCAGTGCACACAAAGACATTTCTCTGATAGTCAACACACAGGTGACGACTGCTTGGGAGACCACCCAAAAACTGTTAAACGTTGGCATTCCATTTTTCTCGTTTAATGCTGTAACTTTCTTCAACATTCCACCACCAATACAAACTGTTAATTAGTGCTTCAGACAAGACTTTTTAACGTTTGACTGCAAACATCGGCAAACCTGATTGAAAGGAAATGGCTCTCTTCGGCAGCTTGTGTTAAAgttgtgcacacgtctgtttaaagggatagttcgccttttttgacatgaagctgtatgacatcccatatagcaatatcatttatgaacattttcttaccccccgctgcgtcctgtgagccgaatcccagctgagttttgcgttccacgaaggtagtccggctagttggctagggtcaaaaaaataaagcgttttgcttctcaaaaaaatatccgttcaaaagagtaatacatttgcatcacaaaatgttgtccaggaaaaagtcagacctcgcttcgcttggcgctatttttgcctcccttgatatcaatgcgtccaatgtaaaacagtgcagaccgaagagcaaaccgagcactccctagccacctagcgatagccgcacctgttacggtgtttactgctcggaagcaggggactgctgggtctgctcttcggtctgcacagttttacattggacgcattgatatcaagggaggcaaaaatagcgccaagcgaagcgaggtctgactttttcctagacaacattttgtgatgcaaatgtattactcttttgaacggatatttttttgagaagcaaaacgctttatctttttgaccccagccaactagccggactaccttcgtggaacgcaaaactcagctgggattcggctcacaggacgcagcggggggtaagaaaatgttcataaatgatattgctatatgggatgtcatacagtttcatgtcaaaagaggcgaactatccctttaaagacccATTAATGTGAGCaatgtgtgttgaagcagggaaacatttaACAAATGTAGAGCAGTGATCCTCATAGGACGCGTTGAGAAACACTGGTCTTTGGTTTTTAATGGTGGCTGGAGCAGGTAGTAAGCCTGGGTCACAGTGAGCCTGATGCTGTGTTCATCATGGCTTCTTCGGGAAGACGATGTGTAAACGAGGCTGAACAGAAACCGAAAATGTAGAGATTCTGTTTTTTACAACTGATCTTTGGTTCTTTATTATAGACAAGAATAGATTTATGTGGAAACAGATACTATATAAAGGATGCAACATGTTGAGGGAAGTTAACAGGAGTGTAGGCAGTATCGGTTTGTAAGTTAGAGTACTTCTTCTTTGGAAAGAAGTGTTGCTTTTCTGGTTCTTTTTTGTTATAGAAGTGCAACTTGAAAAAATTACTATGCATTGGTTTGAATTATTTCATTGAGCTGCAGTTCCTGGAAGTGCAACCATTTTTGCGAATGTTTGACAATATAACACAGTCATAATATAACATGTATTTTCACCATTACATTTCAAAACTATAataaacatctggatatttgtACTCAtgtcaaaaataataataatctggaAAAATCTGAAATTTTGAAAGTGAGAATCTGTAGGAACCCCTCACTGGTACCATGTGCAGCAGTTAAGAGATGAAGTGTGTTCTTCTGAAAGTTTTTGTTTCCTGCCATTGTATTTGAAGGCCCATTTTCACAAGCATGATTTCAGTTCTGAGTTAAACCTGAGTGGCCGGGCTTGTTCAAGGTATTTCATAAATAAACAGTTTTACACTCAACTCAGGACATTAACTGTGTCAGACATTCATCTTCATGTCTTGTGGGGCAAGCTCCAGGAAAAGTTTCCTTCAAGTTCTGTCTTGTCAATTAAACATTTTTGAAGCATTCCTAAGATACAGTTCATATGTTTGAGTTATTTCCTGAATTAAAATCAGCAATAGTAAGCACCCTTCAATAAAAATGCAAGAATAACCTAAACCTAGAATTTGTTTGAACCTTTATTCAACAGACAAAAGTACAAAGCAAATTAGTTTCatataaacaaatctagaaATCTAAAATTTGGTGTCCCCAACATCCAACAGAGGTGGGATAAAGTCGTGTTTACCAGTGTGTCCTGTCattcaatttagttttatttatgtagcgccaaatcgcaacaaatgtcacctcaaAGCGCTTCAATGATGCagtgatgacgtcacgagttcgtgcccgccataggaccctatatagtggcgcaagtcgttgcgcgccagtagttgcaattttctccgtcacagaggtggcgctgctacgtgaaggttacctctactctacaaccacgaaagtggagaagaaaacaatgccgctgtcaagagcaagaatactgtaattaatgataatgctgcagttttcggatcattttaattttttaattcagttaaaagaggtgaaggtttgaagcccccggcatcaacagagtctctgccctcttctttgccttcacgtatctgtcccgtagcttcttccacacattcttacagaactctccctttttccccaaagttctgccaatctctgtgcaccagttttgggagtttacgtgctccctgtgctgtttcactgcagtttcgtacagctgcctgtacaaacgcacctcctcactgagcctggtctcacatcggtccatccggttcgttgtgctcggcgccgccaagttacaaaagtcgactggtgcacgacaacgagctgcgccgtcttttcaagggaagcgccatgcctgaaacgtcattttgacgtcacggtgcgacaccgccgtgacagacgcggcaaccatgctaccg contains:
- the cnot9 gene encoding CCR4-NOT transcription complex subunit 9, whose translation is MLATGAAVTNVTALAQVDREKIYQWINELSSPETRENALLELSKKRESVPDLAPMLWHSCGTIAALLQEIVNIYPSINPPTLTAHQSNRVCNALALLQCVASHPETRSAFLAAHIPLFLYPFLHTVSKTRPFEYLRLTSLGVIGALVKTDEQEVINFLLTTEIIPLCLRIMESGSELSKTVATFILQKILLDDTGLAYICQTYERFSHVAMILGKMVLQLSKEPSARLLKHVVRCYLRLSDNLRAREALRQCLPDQLKDSTFAQVLKDDTTTKRWLAQLVKNLQEGQVTDARGIPLAPQ